TTTCCTctgttgtttctgtttttagTCGCTGTTCTGTTCGCTTTTCCTTGCCAACTCGCTCACATATGAAGTATGACAATCGAGGAGCCCGAGGCGCTCCAActtatttgttttataaagCGCACCCGCGGCTCAGGACTCGGGATTCAGGACTAAGGAGCAAGGACTCGCTGGCGACATGTGTGTATACAGCTGGCGAGGGAAGATTAAATGAAAGAATAATACAGCTGAAGAACCCTTTTGTCATCTTCACTTAGCGCAACACTTAATTTCACTTGGATGAGGCACAAGTTGTGTAAATTGTGCGAactttgttgccgctgctgcctcTCATTTTCTCCTGCTGCAAGGAGCAGATAAAtatgccacacacacaaacacacgcacagaGGACACAAACACACTTAGTTtgacatttaattttaagcgCATGTTGGGGAATTCTTTTGTGCTccgaaaaacaaataaacaaacagtGTAGACAACAAGCCCGAAGGGGGAAGGACTCCCCCAGAAGGGCGAGGGGTGCCACGAGATGTAGTAACTATAAAGTTGCTCGAGAGACATTTTATGATTTGAGCACTTGAAGGCAGCAGACGCGCAACAGACAACAGATTGCCGTCTGTTTTATGGCTTCGAATAACCAAGGGGTTCAAGGATGTGCCGGACGGAAGGAACCCATCCCTTGAAGGAGCAGGGCTCCAGAGAGCCtgcagagccagcaaatcaaCGTCTTAGGGGTTCTGGATGGTGTATCTCGGAGTTGTATCTTTCGCAGTTGCCATTTGTGAAATTACAAATAGGAACGGATTGACGGAAAAGAGCGAATGGAAAGTACCCTTTGaattaaaaaagaatataaaGGAGGATACTAAAGACACTAAATGTAATCAACGAAGTAGCGAATCTTTTAGGGTTgatattcaaaattcaaaaGGATAATTCCGCGAAAATCAAAGTGCGTTGCGAAGTGAAAGTATCCCAAACAGAATCCCTTTCCATTTAATACTATGACCTGctcatttcaattaaaattaccCACAGCTTGCCCCTGGCTCTTGATCCTTTCTCAAGGTCCCTGCAAACCATTTTTTCGCAGCTCGTCTCCAGTACTTAACTCATTCTAATGCCACCATCGTTTCTTATCCACTTCTTTTTGCAGGTTGTCAATTCACGTCGCGAAACAGATGCGGGCATCTACTGGTGCGAGGCGAAGAACGAACTGGGCGTGGCAAGGAGTCGGAACGCCACGTTGCAAGTGGCGGGTAAGTCGTCGCCAATCCACGGTCCCCCCATGTCCTTACACTGATAAAAACACACATGACTGCATGATGCAAATACGATTTAGCGTTGGATTAAAGTTAGTGACTAAATGATACTACAACAAAAGAACTTCAAATTAGTTAGTAGCTATTTTGGTTaaaaaattgaacaaattCCAAAGAAGACcttttttctttctctgcATAAACTCCTCTCTAGAAGCGTGTGGTGTGCGTTTTTAATATTCTAAATTGATGTTgatttttgctgctgctggtgatgtTCTTTATGTTGTTGTTGGCTGGGGCGGTGGGGCAGTGGGGGCGTGCCAGCTTTGCCCTTTTCCCAGCCAGCAGCCCAAATCACCCGCCCACTTAACTAACTAGCTGTGGAGCTGCTGCGTATACAAGTTTTCCGCTCGAACGCACCCACTTGTCTTGCCAGAGGTCTCCTGCCATCTCCCTCCCTCCACTTGTGGCCGTCTCTTTCTCTGGGCACGCTCTATTGCCGCCTCCATTAACCCGTTTTCATTTcagcttttcctttttttattttcttctatttttggttatttttgCCAGCTATTTTTTGCGTTTCTGATGCCTTTTTAGCTCAGTCTGATGGCCCAAAATGGTGGGAAGGGGTGAAGTGTtcctgtgtgtgagtgctggATTTATTGGACCatatgcaaaaacaaaaagcgagTGGTTAGCCATTTCCAAGTTGGGTCAGGTCTGAGATGAATTTTGATGGCCTATGTCATGGATTAATGCGTGGCCAAACAGAAGAgagatttaattaaaatagacCCCCAGCCTCCTACTTTCTCTTTTATCAAGATGACTTTACTCTGGGATATATTATGGCGCCTTCAAATTAATAGAGTATACGACATGTGGTTCACTATATcatggcaaaaaaaaactcaattaaTAACATCTTTAATTATTCAATATTATTCAAAACATGTATTTTATAGATAGTAGTTATTTTGGTTCTGAGATGGGGTCCATAGATTTTTCTCCTCAACAATTGGTAGTGAATGTGATTGAGGGTAGTGGGTCCTATCCACCCACCGATGCCACCCACTTGGCACCCACTCCATTGCGGCTGAGACCGCCACTTTGTCTTTTGTTGGctaatatttcttttatttgccGCTGCCTTTTCATTCCTGGATGTCTGTCTGGAGGTCCGCCCAGTCCGCCCAGGCCGCCTGTCATGTCCTGGATCTCCTCCCACATGAAAATCGATATTGCTCAGTGTGGAGTTTATTTTGCCTTCGTGCTGGATTGCCCCTTCTCTTGCTGGTGTCTTTCCTGCTTTTCGAGTCCTGTTTAGCCTCAGCCCGAGTTGGGTTTGCTTTTTGCGGTATGTCCTTGGggaatatttttcaatatttgcaTGTAAATCACGAAAAGCACGTCAAATTTGTTTGCTTGGTTAAAACGTCGTTATTGCGGCTTGCGGTGTGGGTGAAGCGAAGGCAAGAGGCGTTCACATTGATTGGGTTAGGCAATAAAAGAGCGAACTGGCAAAGGAAAAGGAtcgggagcaggagcagaacCAGAAAAAGGACCTCAATTCGTATGCGGGCGCCCTTGTTCACGTGGCTTTTCCTACGTGGCTTTTTCCGGGGCCGGGAGTTTGTCAATAGTAAACATAAGTTGCACATTGTGGGCACATAAGTATATACATTTGATGTTGTCAGCGCAATTTCGCTTTGAGGGCTGTCAACGCACATGAAGCCTTTGACCTGATATTAAAAGGAGTCCTTTGCAGGACGAAAGTGTGGGAGGGCGGCGGCGGTAGGAGCCACATGCTAAATGTGAGGAATTAGAAAATTGTAGGGGAATTATTTCCGGCGTTTCGCAATCATATCTGTAATTTGGTAGGGTCTTTACTTCGTCGGATTACATATATTATGAGCTGGCAAAACGAGAAGTAAGTTGAGGCCTTCAATATTTTCCTGGGCATGTTATTAAAGCGGCTTTGAAATGTTCTAAAGGTCATTGAAGCAAAACTAAACTTTGCTTTAGAAATCATTACACAATAAATCACATAAATAGATGCCGCATAACTTGGCTGCCTTAGTGTTTCTCAATTAAGCCCAAAATGCGTGTTCATTAGCTTAAATTGATCACGTCGCCGAATTGAAGTAGTTGCCATTTCGGGCATCCATCCAATCATAAATCTCCCGTGAGGAGAACCGGGCTGATAAATATAGATAAGCGGTCATTTATTAACTCATTATCAGCAGCTGTCCGAATTGGCCGCTGGAAGCGATTTGCACCTTTGGAACTGAGGCTTTTCCGCTCCGATTGGCCCCTTAACCCCTGACCCCTGACCCGGGAATCACGAAGTTGACTACGACGAGGCCTACACAACTTTTGCCCAGTGGCACTGAACCTGACACTGATTATGACTTTGATTAATTTATTGATGGTTGGCGTGTTTCCCGCTGTGCGGGcttccttttttccttttcccggTATATTTCAGGGCTCTATCAAAAGTTTGCCACGACTTTAATGGAGCCTCGTGGGTTGGTTGGGGTTGGCTCCCCTCTTTGATTCGGGCTGATTTATTGCGCTtcaactttaaatttaataacaGTCATGGTTTTAGCACATTTTGCATAACCAAGACGGGCAAACTAAACCAAAGCAAAAACGAATCTCAACCGAAAAAATGTGTAAAAGAATTCGCTTATTCACTTTGAAgattaaaaaatgaaaataaaggAAGAGCGAAATTTAATTTACGTAAAAGCTGCTTTCGCTATGGATTTATTCGTTGAATTTCCCAGcccacatatatacatatactatactatatttTTTCGCTGCACAAAAGGTTGCTTTTGAGGGCAAACGAGAAGAGTCGAAAAAAGCGGAGAAATTCACTTCGCTTCGCTTTTCAAGTGCTTGAAAGTTGCTTGATTTATTACACCAGAAGCACAAATACTAGCAGCACCAACTTTCCTTCTCTGATATGCACACAGGACAAATAGAGCTCTGAGGTGTGTGCAGATGACTCCGCTCCCCGCTGACCACGCTCTCAAAGGACATAGGACAAAGGACGATAAGAGGCAGAACCAGCCGAATTATCCTGCTTTTGTCGCTCCAAATCTGCGACTGCTGAAGCAAAATGTTGATAATACGCTGATTTACTATGCAAAAGGAGGGGGAAAATAGAGAGCTCGGAAATGCGCTCCGGGAATAAATGCAGTTGCCATGATTGTGGCACAAAAATGCTCGAAAGTAATGGCAAATAAAGTATGAAAGAGATCTTAGGGATGGAAATCATTTTAAAGCAGAAGTGATTGCGTTGGAGTATCTCAACTATAGCGAAATTCATAAAGGTTTACAACGATATAGATCAAACTTACATTTATATAAGTTATAAAACCCAATCAATTCCTACTTTTTTCGGCTGAACTGTCAAGGCTTATTAAATTAGCCTAAAAGCTGCGAGTAAATTGCTGTCCCTGATGGATTTTTTACAAATTAGAGGGTCATCTTTCCCAGAATTCCCTCGTTCTCCTCCTTGTGGCGCATAAAAATCACATTTATGCCATTTACCCACGATTTATCTCTGCTGTCAGGCCGCAAACACGGGCTTTCTCGCACGTTGAGAAAGAGGGATGGCCAGGGGTCAGAGGTCAAGGCAACGGGAGGGACAAAGAGACACCGACGTGGGGCATTTATCATGCAAAACCCCCTGGTAATTTATAACCCCCAACAAATGGACACGGGCCAGGCCACACACACTCTCCGCAATAATCATTTGCTCATCTTTCAACCACTTGCCCATCTTCTCCATCCCGCCATCCAGTTCTCCGCGATGAGTTCCGCCTGGAGCCGCAGAACACACGGATCGCCCAGGGCGATACCGCCCTCCTCGAGTGCGCCGCCCCTCGCGGAATCCCCGAGCCCACAGTCACCTGGAAGAAGGGCGGCCAGAAATTGGATTTGGAGGGCTCGAAGCGAGTACGCATCGTTGACGGCGGCAATTTGGCCATCCAGGATGCCCGCCAGACTGACGAGGGTCAGTACCAGTGCATAGCCAAGAATCCTGTAGGGGTGCGCGAGTCCTCGCTGGCCACACTCAAAGTGCACGGTAAGCGATTAACCCCTTTCATCAAGGGTTCTTTATacaatttagaaaataatgTTGATAAGCTTACATGGTTTTTAagattatatttattttaagtactttttttataatttatataactTTTTCCATATAAAAGATTAAAATAAGCTCTCAGTTTATTTACATTTGTGTTCCATACGTTACATTCCTTGTTAGTGGGCTTATAAAGCCCGTGTGCCCTCATGGGTTAAGGACTAGAAAAGGGTCCTTGGCCACCGCCCAATCCAAGCACCTCCAATCAATGTGTCATGTCCAATTTGCCGGAATGTGACTAGGGTTGGGTTCGGCGTGGCAGAAAGCGGTCTTATTGGTTTGAGGTTTTTTGATTAAATTGCCGCTTATCATTTCCCACGTTGGCTGTTTCCATTGCAGTCAAGCCGTACATCATCCGGGGTCCGCACGATCAAACGGTTTTGGAGGGCGCCTCGGTGACCTTTCCCTGTCGAGTGGGTGGTGACCCCATGCCGGACGTACTGTGGCTGCGAACTGCCTCGGGTGGCAACATGCCACTGGGTAAGCTATACAAACAAGGGATTGTTAATTGAGTTGGTGCTTAAAGAATGTTATTTTAAAGATCGCGTGAGTGTCCTGGAGGATCGCAGTCTGAGACTGGAGAGGGTCACCATTGCGGATGAAGGCGAGTACAGTTGCGAGGCGGACAATGTTGTGGGCGCCATCACCGCGATGGGAACTTTGACTGTTTACGGTAAGCTCTTTTTTGGTAGATCCCATTACCCGATTATAGACAACCGCTAGCTGGGCACTTTAGCTAATTAGTCTACCCCTGCTCCTTCCCCCGCACTCACACTGTAGCCCCCCCGAAATTCATCCAACGTCCAGCGAGCAAATCCGTGGAACTCGGCGCCGACACATCGTTCGAGTGTCGAGCTATAGGAAACCCAAAGCCCACCATCTTCTGGACCATCAAAAACAACAGCACGCTGATATTTCCGGGAGCCCCGCCCTTGGATCGCTTTCACAGCCTCAACACCGAGGAAGGGCACTCGATACTCACATTGACCAGGTTCCAAAGAACGGACAAGGATCTGGTCATCCTGTGCAACGCCATGAACGAGGTGGCCAGCATTACCTCAAGGGTGCAGCTGAGCCTGGACTCGCAAGAGGACCGGCCGCCGCCGATCATAATCTCCGGCCCGGTTAATCAAACCCTACCCATCAAGTCCCTGGCCACACTCCAGTGCAAGGCCATCGGTCTGCCCAGTCCCACTATTTCCTGGTATCGCGATGGAATACCAGTGCAACCCAGTTCCAAGCTGAACATTACCACATCTGGGGACTTGATCATATCGGACCTCGATCGCCAACAGGATCAAGGCCTATACACCTGCGTGGCCAGCTCGCGGGCTGGAAAGTCCACTTGGAGTGGTTTCCTCCGGATAGAGTTGCCCACCAATCCGAATATTAAGTTCTACAGAGCCCCGGAGCAGACTAAGTGTCCCAGTGCCCCGGGACAACCGAAAATTCTGAACGCCACCGCCTCGGCACTGACCATTGTTTGGCCCACCAGTGACAAGGCGGGAGCATCGTCCTTCCTGGGCTATAGTGTGGAGATGTACTGCACCAATCAGAGCAGGACTTGGATACCCATTGCATCGCGTTTGAGTGAGCCGATTTTCACGGTCGAGAGTTTGACACAGGGAGCGGCTTACATGTTCATTGTTCGAGCGGAAAACTCTTTGGGCTTCTCTCCACCCTCCCCCATCTCGGAACCCATTACGGCGGGAAAACTTGTGGGCGTGCGGGATGGTAGTGAAAGCACCGGGACCTCACAGCTCCTCCTCAGCGATGTGGAGACCCTGCTGCAGGCCAACGATGTTGTGGAGCTACTGGAGGCCAATGCCAGTGATTCGACGACTGCTCGACTGTCTTGGGACATAGACAGTGGTCAGTACATCGAGGGCTTCTATCTGTACGCCCGGGAGCTGCACTCCTCCGAGTACAAAATGGTTACACTGCTCAACAAGGGTCAGGGCCTGAGCTCCTGCACGGTGCCTGGACTGGCGAAGGCCTCCACATACGAGTTTTTTCTTGTGCCATTTTACAAGAGCATCGTAGGCAAGCCCTCGAACTCGCGACGCATGAGAACTTTGGAAGATGGTAAGGACTAGTTAGCCATCCTCTGCTCGTCATTGAATCTATTtcattcttatttattatgatttatttataatcTGCTGGCATTAACATGGCTTCAACTTCTTTCGCAGTTCCGGAGGCGCCACCTTATGGCATGGAAGCCATTCAATTCAATCGCACCTCGGTCTTCTTGAAGTGGCTACCTCCACAACCAAATCGGACTCGGAACGGTTAgtagatatttaaattgttaaaaGAGGTTTCTGAGCAGGGATCCTGAACATTAGTTTGATATGATAGCCGGTTTTGGGTTACCAAACAAGAAATGTGATAGGCCCTGTTCCGATTCCCTCATATGTGAACCTCCGGTCAGTTGCTTTGTGAAAATAGCTCGGCCAAATCCACTCGTTGCGGATGAATTCTCAGCtctttgtttacatttaatttcatttgctCTGTCCAACCGCCCAAATATCCCCGTGGCACAGGCGTCCTCACCAGCTACAATGTGGTTGTCAAAGGCCTGGACGTGCACAATACGACGCGGATATTCAAAAATATGACCATAGAcgcggccacgcccaccctgCTCCTGGCCAACCTCACCACAGGAGTCACCTACTATATCGCAGTGGCGGCTGCCACGCGGGTGGGAGTCGGGCCCTTCAGCAAGCCCGCCGTGCTCCGCATCGATGCACGCACCCAATCCCTGGACACTGGCTACACGAGGTGAGTGGgctgcactgggagaaaaactatattttttaCTCGAAACCATTCCATAAAAGTTACAGATAAATCGAAATAATATCGTGACTTATCACTTGttctttgattacattttatattAAGTTACACTAATTTGAAGTACCTTTAAAACCTTTTGTTAAACTTTTATTTCACACCCTCATTTTCGCCAAGTGTATTTTCCTTTTGTGTTGGCTTTGTGGGCATCGGGCATTGTGGAGCTGCTCATTTGACTGCCAAGTGTCGCTTCGGGGTCCACATCAATCCATTAACGGCCAACGACAATGGGCAACGACTTTTGCGACCATTAAACTAAGCCTCCGCCCGGCACGTACGGAGCTCCATCCTGGATAGCGTTCTCATTCCGGGTTCTTTATTGTGTGCCTATTGCAGATACCCCATCAGTCGTGATATTGCCGATGACTTTTTAACGCAGACCTGGTTTATCGTCCTGCTGGGCTCCATCATTGCCATAATTGTGTTTCTATTGGGCGCATTGGTTCTATTCAAGCGCTACCAATTTATCAAGCAGACCTCGCTGGGCAGTTTACATGGTGAGtgaactttaatttaaatttatactTATTTCCCTTTTGCGCACTTCTTTTGGGGGGAGCTTGTTCTTTTTGTGTAAGGATTTACGGGTGAGTTGAAGTTTAATTTACTCGCGAAATGGGGGATGTTTAGTCGGGATAATGGTCACAGTATTTAAGGTTTAAGCGGCTTAAAAACGGTGTATATTCTAAATGAACATTTATGATCACAGCCATAAGTATCGTTTGCATCatgaaaatattcaaatatagaCTACAATTTGCATTCTGAATTTATTTCCCTGTACTAGTATTCTACCTCCGAGCTCCTTCATCTGTAAATGCTCCCCACTTTTATTGGACAATCTCCATTCCAGCCCGGGACATGCAAGCGTTTTGCTCCAGCTCCTCTGCGTAATCTATGATTTATGACTGAGCATTTATGGCCGGTCTCAATTAGGTTGCCATTTTGTAAGCCACAATAACTGCAGACATCGAGACACGCACTCATAACATTCTGCAGACTCGAGAACCAAAACCGAGGGTAATAATCTTTGGCAGTAAGCCACAGCGCCAAGGTTAAACCGACTATAAAAAGATAAACAAGCCACGATAACTGGAGCAGAAGTCGGGGAGTCTTGGGGGTAGTCGTGGGAAAGGGGGTTTATATAGCTTATAAGAACGACAAATGCTCACGTGAAAATCACATCAATTGTCTGACTGGGAAATTCTAAATATAGTTGGAAAACAAGTCGTTTTAGCTGACAGTGGGGAACTGCAGATACCCTATGAAGTAAGTAACATACGGACAAACTTAAGGACAAACGTATGGACAttctggcacacacacacgcaacaGATTTAAGGAAATTCAAGCAGCCAAATGAACTATTCATACTGAATAGAAAGCACACAGATACCTAGATTATCAAGACCAAAGGTCGTTTCGGAAATCAAATGCGAACTTACTCGCTCAACCCATCTACTTAAGCTGAACTACAGGGCATTTGCGATGAGGTGGGTAAAGGGCGTGCAAGAGCTCTTGCCAATTGAATATAAAAAGTAATTTCCGTCTTTTAGTTTTAACGAGCCGTAATCATTGCCAGCCCCCACATGGAAGCCATTTCGATGTATTCAGTCTCCCGTATGTACTTTTTATTTCAGGCAATCACGCAATCGGAACCGTGCGAAAGTTTCCAACATTGCCGCTAAATGGAGGCGGAGCCGTCGGTGCCGGTGGCTCAAATTCGACAGCCGCAGCTGGGCAGGGTGGCCATGGCCTGTGGATCGATCCCACCAGCGGCGTTTGGCGACAGGCAGCGGGCGGCGGCAATCCTGGCGGAGTGGGCTCGTGTTCGACAAAGGAGCAACTTCCGGGATACGCACAGGCCACCGCCCAACAAGGACAACAGCCCACGCTGCTCCCCGACTACGAGAGGTGAGTCTCCGACTGTTTATCTGCTCAGGAAGTTGCCTTAATATCCTGTCCACGCCTCGCTGACTGTTTAATTACAATAAAAAATTGGCGAGCATTGGTAAAGGATGTAGGATAAAGGCTCGTGGCGTACAGAGAAAGGGTGTGCACtttgaaaaaataaactaGTTAAGCATGTGAAGTTATTATGTAACCAATGGCAAGATCAATTATCCTTGCTGCTGCTAGGTGCCTCTTTCCTGCAATGAACTTCCTAGAAATGGTGATGTGGTATATTTTTTGTTCCGTGTAGTAGAAGCCGACTACTTGGTGTAAGTAAAAGATCCATTCCACTATTTACGAGCCGGGTCGTAAAAGATATTTTGTGGAGCTGCAACCGCTGCCACCATAAAGATTCCCCCGCCAAAGCCGAGCCACCCTCGCAGTGGAGGAACTGAACCCTCTGCTCCATCCGAAAACCGCCGCAGAAACAACAAACGCCATTAAATTGTTACACTCGAACGGGTTTTACTTTGGGCCATGGTAACTTACTCCGCCACGAAATGTTTACGTTGGCAGGAGCAGCAATGCAGCCGTTATTTAATTTCCATATACGCAATTCGTTCATATTTCCTGGGGCTGTTTTATCTCCCTGTTTTCTGTGTTTTCGTGGGGGTTTCCTTTAAAGGTTAATGAATTTTCCATCTGGGAAATGCATTTCAGTCGAACGGACTCTTAACCTACTTTTATTTAAGTTATTTGCAAAGAAAACATGTTTAACTTAAAGGGACTGCAGTATGTATGTAACTAATCCTcgaatttattatttataaagtCCTTAAATTTGTCAATTCATAGCAATACTAAGTAGGACTATTCTGTCGGTGAGTTCAGAGAACTCTAAAAGTTTTCGATCCCAATTTTAGATTGTGACTATCAGCCAAGTAATTCAGGTCAATTTGTCAAATTTTTCTGGGAAAATCATCCGAAAGTTTCGATGAAGGTTTTCATCTGAGCGCTTTAATTCGGGCTGTCCATTTGTATTTCCCATTCCATTTGGATTTTCTTTTCACTTTTGCTCAGGAATTTATATAGGAAAAcaaattttcttttgtttcCTTGCTGTTTCTTTAAGCTTAATGTACCGTTGTggcaacaataataaaacaaagcagtaatgcaaaaaataaaacaaaatccaAACAAGGGGCAATAAAAAAGTGGCAACTGCTGGCGACATATTGCTGTCCCGCTTCCCCCTTACACCTGTCCCACTCTTTCAAGCCGGAAAACTGTAGCGTATTTATTTGCGGCATTTTAcgcatttatttgtttagacTTCCTTTCTGCGTTCCTCGAGTGAAATATCCGCCCACCTTTAACCCCTCACCCACCGCGCGCTTTTCCTTCCACTTCACTTACAATTTGGAACAATTCCTACCACCCTCGCATAGCGAGAAAGCCTCCCCCCCTCGGAAAATGCGCCACCCCCTAATGCCGTTGCCACTTCCGTTACGCGATTTTCATTATTTCCGTTTCAATTTTTCCGTTGTATTCCTGGGAACCGCCACTGCTCACTTTTAACAACGCTGTAAAGTCGTAAAAAGTATAGAATAAGCGCTGGAACCCAAAACAGGatcttcttttattttccttGTTTACATAAACACTCCCAGAAGTTCCTTGCCGAAACACGTGCGTCATTACCCaaaatttccaattaaaatatttaatttctttcgcGGGTTGTCTGATTCGAGGAGTTCTTAACAACCACCCAGCGGAAATCACAATTTTCACCGctaaattaacaattaaaaattgatAGTCCTCGGGGAAGAAGCGCAAACTCATCGCATCTGCATATTTCCATATTCCCCCCGTGTCCTTGAGACCACCGCTTAAGAGATGCCCCCATTCAAATTACTTGACATATTCTCAGGCGTCCTCCGGAATGTGACATTTAATTGGCTCGAGTTTTAACGGTGTAGATTTTGACATATTTTAGATATTACCATTCGAAAGCGTAGAGTCCATCTTCAATGCGATGAATTTAATGCAAGTTCCTTTCTCCCCAGTTGCTTCCAAACAATCCGAACCACCATGAAATGGCGAAAACTCTTCGCATTTTCCAGCGCCACACTCCGCATTTCAAACATTTTAGTAAATTTTTACGAGAACTCATTGGAAAGAGCAGAGAGATAGATAAGCATTATCTCATTAGCTAATTAGTGTGCAGAAATTTGTGcaataaaaagttttccccGCTTTTCTGTCTCGGAAACGTTGATTTTTCGTGTTGGCAGGAGAACTCGCACGGATAAAAGTTTGATTTGAATGGGAGTCCTGTTTTTTTCCGCTCCCAAATTGGTTGCTCCTCGTTCTTTGGCAGCTCCTCCATTTCCGGCGTTGGCCCATTTTAATTCCAGTACCTTCCACGCGGAGCTCCCTCTAATTACGAAGTTGAATTGCTAATGGGCGGAATTTTGTATTGTATTTGCCATATTTAACCAAATTGCAGTGGCAGAGCGGTGGGGCATTCAAAGGGAAATTGCAACGAAATTTTTAATGAGTAGGTGTGAGACGGGCACAATTTCCGGAGTGGCATTCAGTGCCTAACAAAAGCAATTTCCTCccatcaacaacaacatcgaATGATTTATGAAATCTGTGATGTGAGCGCCAGACAAACATAAATCCGCATAAACCTATTTACACAGCAACTTATTTTAACCTCATTTGTTGTTAATGTTAAGTTTAGTATAGAGGTGTCTATAGAATTCA
This genomic stretch from Drosophila mauritiana strain mau12 chromosome 2L, ASM438214v1, whole genome shotgun sequence harbors:
- the LOC117148033 gene encoding uncharacterized protein LOC117148033 isoform X3; translated protein: MDLRFVFIVFLLKWTHAQGSHPPRIVEHPIDTTVPRHEPATLNCKAEGSPTPTIQWYKDGVPLKILPGSHRITLPAGGLFFLKVVNSRRETDAGIYWCEAKNELGVARSRNATLQVAVLRDEFRLEPQNTRIAQGDTALLECAAPRGIPEPTVTWKKGGQKLDLEGSKRVRIVDGGNLAIQDARQTDEGQYQCIAKNPVGVRESSLATLKVHVKPYIIRGPHDQTVLEGASVTFPCRVGGDPMPDVLWLRTASGGNMPLDRVSVLEDRSLRLERVTIADEGEYSCEADNVVGAITAMGTLTVYVPEAPPYGMEAIQFNRTSVFLKWLPPQPNRTRNGVLTSYNVVVKGLDVHNTTRIFKNMTIDAATPTLLLANLTTGVTYYIAVAAATRVGVGPFSKPAVLRIDARTQSLDTGYTRYPISRDIADDFLTQTWFIVLLGSIIAIIVFLLGALVLFKRYQFIKQTSLGSLHGNHAIGTVRKFPTLPLNGGGAVGAGGSNSTAAAGQGGHGLWIDPTSGVWRQAAGGGNPGGVGSCSTKEQLPGYAQATAQQGQQPTLLPDYERLSPLNMPDYAEVACSTFKSPTHGAPPMGGGGQSASLYDSCGAYATTNVVANVKLYQNRYATKPSQNSGSNNNNHQGNDYQSTGMYSAPPSAHYGCLEPKQQQQQQPNLMTTSTASTAILTNSPAKVKKINITENKMDQLEGKPERTNPFNQQQQLLLASNALKQGLGAYANTTLAAQMASGGGAGTLRRQRQPKTLYKSENNILGKSGLRQNTMNASVGAPSNGQMDFLTGGPPSEGGDFSGLGLCNSTNQLLNDWASSASIAAPGDYHFGSKQPSKQHLYVKAKDGTWSAVSSDAYQSFKHQQQHHPFLAGSGDNTKSQASVNSLAGDSKFLSSFGSSANV